In a genomic window of Streptobacillus felis:
- the cas9 gene encoding type II CRISPR RNA-guided endonuclease Cas9 (Cas9, originally named Csn1, is the large, multifunctional signature protein of type II CRISPR/Cas systems. It is well known even to general audiences because its RNA-guided endonuclease activity has made it a popular tool for custom editing of eukaryotic genomes.) → MKYNLGLDLGVASIGWAVTRVNESGEPLELIDANSVIFKPLDNDKGKLYNEERRNKRGARRILRRKQYRIERTKTLLLEKGLLNENELNNIYEGKIEDIYSIRIKGLTEQLSKYEIARLMIFYCKNRGFKSNRKTDELELLESLKKKVSDNDSDEKKLKPIIAKNTELIESKGLTPIEIIYMTREEDKSILGFKNKEGHYKFGFKRNQIIDEARKILENQKILNKDIIDSYIEILSSQRDFSDGPGGESKYKIDYSKLAGKCKYTGEVRAVKASPSYEIFIMLQKLNDLRYLNLDSENKREKRRLNSEEIKKIFDLVFNKDKKLTFSLIEENIEAKNIRILDVPQLSKNDYTKLRKSTFGETRKEDITEDEITNFNDKLNKERMKQELVKNNLASYKKLKNDFKKNNISGERIEELGGIDFLDLVAEILTYAKTDSKVDYYVNEVDRYSIFKNAKDVVEVMKGLPNYTKNGNLSLSLVKKLNEKMLEGLDYESSLSSLNYYINTNTDWKKFPTVSQIEDVLNTKVTNPNVKHILVILRKLYNTLLFKYGRPEKVHLELARDFSNDFSTRNSIKREQLDNRVRKEVAAFEMYGENRDIVLGKDKLSQEDFVRIKLWEEQNKVCMYSGKPIERRQLISAEVQVDHILPYSKSYDNSYSNKVLVLSKENQDKKERTPYQWLKGTSKWDEFKRRVELNINISNKKKDNLLFRDEVVKDDFLERELHATSYSSRLALNIFQRLIPVSEEDKYDENGNEKVKYIYNRNVVAFNGKMTSKLRSLYGLNRLTHNFESGNLEINNKLYYLKEFELGKESIKINAYNIETGFEISTETKVEKNKSGEYKTLKDEILQKELTKKVNLEKLSETFKDKVLFDLKIVDFENLENLDIEISQVIYKMITNLKEQVYRKNRDNHLHHALDAFLLSIMNKSMQIKLTKFNQLISSLKNREDEIFIEEKGEYVSSKEFAEELSKDRIIDLDGNEKGIKVNIEGKEFKLGITKPYDNFLNDIKFKIFDKRENPKLPYHVVKSKVNGALHAETILGESKGEITKRVSVFTLDEKKLEKIFDKDGSQKEIYETLAKWIKTKSKDYPKLKNGNIIKKVKLVDGNKDKLIKLGEKRYAEMGQTIVKILVFEKEGENGLRFASLGRYNYNQMKKGNDFEILIWKGQGEKNSHMVKFSKLNQNGYKLIQELVSNECIELELNNGAKSECLVVGFTSGKFEVASILGDDLDLMDSSIIKTILKQYQITISTIKSIKKVNRNILGD, encoded by the coding sequence ATGAAATATAATTTAGGACTAGATTTAGGAGTTGCATCAATTGGATGGGCAGTTACAAGAGTAAATGAAAGTGGTGAACCTTTAGAATTAATAGATGCAAACTCTGTTATATTTAAACCTTTAGATAATGATAAAGGTAAATTATATAATGAAGAAAGAAGAAATAAAAGAGGAGCAAGAAGAATCTTAAGAAGAAAACAATATAGAATAGAAAGAACTAAAACTCTTTTATTAGAAAAAGGTTTATTAAATGAAAATGAACTTAATAATATATATGAAGGAAAAATAGAAGATATATATAGTATAAGAATAAAGGGATTAACAGAACAATTAAGTAAATATGAAATAGCAAGACTAATGATATTTTATTGTAAAAATAGAGGATTTAAATCTAATAGAAAAACTGATGAATTAGAACTTTTAGAAAGTTTAAAGAAAAAAGTTAGTGACAATGATTCAGATGAAAAGAAATTAAAACCTATAATTGCTAAAAATACAGAGCTAATTGAAAGTAAGGGTTTAACTCCAATTGAAATAATATATATGACAAGAGAAGAAGATAAAAGTATTTTAGGATTTAAGAATAAGGAAGGACACTATAAATTTGGATTTAAGAGAAATCAAATTATAGATGAGGCTAGAAAGATACTTGAAAATCAAAAAATACTTAATAAAGATATAATAGATTCATATATTGAAATATTGTCATCTCAAAGAGACTTTTCTGATGGGCCTGGAGGAGAAAGTAAATATAAGATAGATTATAGTAAACTTGCAGGTAAATGTAAGTATACTGGTGAAGTAAGAGCTGTTAAAGCTTCTCCATCTTACGAGATATTTATTATGCTTCAAAAATTAAATGATTTAAGATATTTAAATTTAGATTCTGAAAATAAAAGAGAGAAAAGAAGATTAAATTCTGAAGAAATTAAAAAAATATTCGATTTGGTATTTAATAAAGATAAAAAACTTACATTTTCATTGATTGAAGAAAATATTGAAGCAAAAAATATAAGAATATTAGATGTTCCTCAACTTTCAAAAAATGACTATACAAAACTAAGAAAATCAACTTTTGGTGAAACAAGAAAAGAAGATATTACAGAGGATGAAATTACTAATTTTAACGATAAACTTAATAAAGAAAGAATGAAACAGGAATTAGTAAAAAACAATCTTGCATCATATAAAAAATTAAAAAATGATTTCAAGAAAAATAATATATCAGGAGAAAGAATAGAAGAGTTAGGCGGAATAGACTTTTTAGATTTAGTTGCTGAAATATTAACTTATGCTAAAACTGACTCTAAAGTTGACTATTATGTAAATGAAGTAGATAGATATAGTATATTTAAAAATGCAAAAGATGTAGTAGAGGTTATGAAAGGGTTGCCCAATTATACAAAAAATGGAAATTTATCTTTAAGTTTAGTAAAAAAACTAAATGAAAAAATGTTGGAAGGTCTAGATTATGAATCTTCATTATCTTCATTAAATTACTATATTAATACAAATACAGATTGGAAGAAATTCCCTACAGTATCTCAGATTGAAGATGTGTTAAATACAAAAGTTACTAATCCTAATGTAAAACATATATTAGTAATTTTAAGAAAATTATACAATACACTTTTATTTAAATATGGAAGACCTGAAAAGGTACATTTAGAGTTAGCTAGAGATTTTTCTAATGATTTTTCTACAAGAAATTCTATTAAGAGAGAACAATTGGATAATAGAGTAAGAAAAGAAGTTGCTGCATTTGAAATGTATGGAGAAAATAGAGATATAGTTTTAGGTAAGGATAAATTATCTCAAGAAGATTTTGTAAGAATTAAATTATGGGAAGAACAAAATAAGGTATGTATGTACTCAGGTAAACCTATAGAAAGACGTCAATTAATTAGTGCTGAAGTACAAGTAGATCACATACTACCTTATTCTAAGTCATATGATAATTCTTATTCAAATAAGGTTTTAGTTCTAAGTAAGGAAAATCAAGATAAAAAAGAAAGAACACCTTATCAATGGCTAAAGGGTACTTCAAAGTGGGATGAATTTAAAAGAAGAGTTGAATTAAATATTAATATCAGTAATAAGAAAAAAGATAACCTATTATTTAGAGATGAAGTTGTAAAAGATGACTTTTTAGAAAGAGAATTACATGCTACAAGTTATTCATCAAGACTTGCTTTAAATATATTCCAAAGACTTATTCCTGTTAGTGAAGAGGATAAATATGATGAAAATGGAAATGAAAAGGTTAAATATATTTATAACAGAAATGTTGTAGCTTTTAATGGTAAGATGACTTCAAAACTTAGAAGTTTATATGGTTTAAATAGACTTACTCATAATTTTGAATCTGGTAATTTGGAGATAAATAATAAGTTATATTATTTAAAAGAATTCGAATTAGGTAAAGAAAGTATAAAAATTAATGCATATAATATAGAAACAGGATTTGAGATAAGCACTGAAACAAAGGTTGAAAAAAATAAGTCAGGGGAGTATAAGACTCTTAAAGATGAAATTTTACAAAAAGAATTAACGAAAAAGGTTAATTTAGAAAAATTATCTGAAACATTTAAAGATAAAGTTTTATTTGATTTAAAAATAGTAGATTTTGAAAATCTAGAAAATCTTGATATAGAAATAAGTCAAGTAATATATAAAATGATAACTAATTTAAAAGAACAAGTATATAGAAAAAATAGGGATAATCATTTACACCATGCACTTGATGCATTCTTATTAAGTATAATGAATAAATCTATGCAAATAAAACTTACTAAATTTAATCAATTGATTTCTAGTTTAAAAAATAGAGAAGATGAAATATTTATTGAAGAAAAAGGTGAATATGTAAGTTCAAAAGAATTTGCTGAAGAACTGAGTAAAGATAGAATAATAGATCTTGATGGAAATGAAAAAGGAATAAAAGTAAATATAGAAGGTAAGGAATTTAAACTTGGGATAACAAAACCTTATGATAATTTCTTGAATGATATTAAATTTAAAATTTTTGATAAAAGAGAAAATCCTAAGTTACCTTATCATGTAGTTAAATCAAAAGTAAATGGAGCATTACACGCTGAAACAATATTAGGTGAAAGTAAAGGAGAAATAACTAAGAGAGTATCAGTATTTACATTAGATGAAAAGAAATTAGAAAAAATATTTGATAAAGATGGAAGTCAAAAAGAAATATATGAAACATTAGCTAAATGGATAAAAACTAAAAGCAAGGATTATCCAAAATTAAAAAATGGAAATATTATTAAAAAAGTTAAGTTAGTTGATGGTAATAAAGATAAATTAATAAAATTAGGTGAAAAAAGATATGCAGAAATGGGACAAACTATAGTTAAAATACTAGTGTTTGAAAAAGAAGGAGAAAATGGTCTAAGATTTGCATCACTAGGAAGATATAACTATAACCAAATGAAGAAAGGTAATGATTTTGAAATACTGATCTGGAAGGGTCAGGGAGAAAAGAATTCTCATATGGTTAAGTTTAGTAAACTAAATCAAAATGGATATAAGTTGATACAAGAATTAGTTTCAAATGAATGTATAGAGTTAGAATTAAATAATGGAGCAAAATCTGAATGTTTAGTTGTTGGGTTTACTTCAGGTAAATTTGAAGTTGCTAGTATTTTAGGGGATGACTTAGATTTAATGGATTCATCAATTATAAAAACAATACTTAAACAATATCAGATAACAATATCAACTATTAAATCAATTAAGAAAGTAAATAGAAATATTTTAGGTGATTAA
- the cas1 gene encoding type II CRISPR-associated endonuclease Cas1 produces the protein MSFRQVLITQKSYIHFENDNLIIEKDEQKLSVPINDIAIIVFESLDSTISLRLISELSLKNITMLFCDYKHMPVAYSLPINQHYRLPYVHNLQMQQTSKSNEMIWEKLLKAKIGNSRKVMEIENASSDVIDLMKKYEEEVVGSDEQNREGTAAKVFFNYLYGTGFTRKNEKDSINMALDYGYGVFRSAITRILCSFGFTTYIGVHHDSMMNAFNLTYDFIEPYRPIIDYYVFNYMHHFVNDDELSINTRKELISLLNATVKVNKKEYTVLYSMELLVKSYLGFLEEGDEKLAIPEIIKIDFYDLFKEL, from the coding sequence ATGTCTTTTAGACAAGTACTGATTACACAAAAATCATACATTCATTTTGAAAATGATAATTTAATAATAGAAAAGGATGAACAAAAATTATCAGTTCCTATAAATGATATAGCGATTATAGTATTCGAATCATTAGATAGTACAATTAGCTTAAGATTAATTTCAGAATTATCTTTAAAAAACATTACTATGCTTTTTTGTGACTATAAGCATATGCCTGTAGCATATAGTTTACCTATTAATCAACATTATAGATTACCATATGTTCATAATTTACAAATGCAACAAACATCTAAATCGAATGAAATGATTTGGGAAAAATTATTGAAAGCAAAGATAGGTAATTCTAGAAAAGTTATGGAAATTGAAAATGCTTCTAGTGATGTTATTGATTTAATGAAAAAATATGAAGAAGAAGTAGTTGGAAGTGATGAACAAAATAGAGAGGGAACAGCAGCAAAAGTTTTCTTTAATTATCTATATGGAACAGGATTTACAAGAAAAAATGAGAAAGATTCAATTAATATGGCTTTAGATTACGGTTATGGAGTATTTAGAAGTGCAATTACAAGAATATTATGTAGTTTTGGATTTACAACATATATAGGTGTTCATCATGATTCTATGATGAATGCCTTCAATCTAACATATGATTTTATTGAGCCGTATAGACCTATTATAGATTATTATGTTTTTAATTATATGCATCATTTTGTTAATGATGATGAACTTAGTATTAATACTAGAAAAGAATTGATTTCTTTATTAAATGCAACTGTAAAAGTTAATAAAAAAGAATATACTGTACTCTATTCTATGGAGTTATTAGTTAAAAGTTATTTAGGATTTTTAGAAGAAGGTGATGAAAAACTGGCAATACCTGAAATAATAAAAATTGATTTTTATGATCTCTTTAAAGAGTTATAA
- the cas2 gene encoding CRISPR-associated endonuclease Cas2 — protein sequence MRLLVYFDLPVLTKFERKQAQDFRKNLLSEGFIMMQYSCYSRFCRNEAESSKYIGRVKKLSDRLCGGEVRILKITNRQYENMMVLLKEPKVTEIKVNKNPLVFF from the coding sequence ATGAGATTACTTGTTTATTTTGATTTGCCAGTTTTAACAAAATTTGAAAGAAAGCAAGCTCAAGATTTTAGAAAAAATTTATTATCTGAAGGATTTATTATGATGCAATATTCTTGTTATTCAAGATTTTGTAGAAATGAAGCCGAAAGTTCTAAATATATAGGTAGAGTAAAAAAGTTAAGTGATAGATTATGTGGTGGTGAAGTTAGAATATTAAAGATTACCAATAGACAATATGAGAATATGATGGTATTATTGAAAGAACCAAAGGTAACAGAAATAAAAGTAAATAAAAATCCACTAGTATTTTTTTAA
- a CDS encoding proline--tRNA ligase, with protein MRFSKSFIKTYKEVPKEAETISHQLMLRASMIRQLTRGVYTYLPLGLKVLKKIENIVREELNRIDAQEILMPVLQPADLWQESGRWFSYGAELMRLHDRNNRDFVLGPTHEEVIVDLFRNTVTSYKDLPLNIYQIQTKFRDERRPRFGLMRGREFIMKDAYSFHLTQECLDKEYNNVKEAYCRIFERCGLDFRAVDADTGSIGGSESHEFMVLASSGEDDILYSDKSDYAANVEKAVSVLDFVMDESTELEKELVATPDMKTIEEVSSFLNVDPSKTIKSVLLKEEQEDKSFVYYVAVIRGDLEINDVKVKNIFGAKIDLEMMTDKDLEKLGFVGGYFSPLKDIPCLGKVKVVIDESVKYMKNFVGGANIEGHHYKNMNLSDIHFDLSGDIRKAQKGDKALDGGTLDIARGIEVGHIFKLGKKYSTAMNTKVLNDKGVAETVIMGCYGIGISRVAAAAIEQNFDDFGIIWPKSIAPYLVDLILLNTKDEVAKEVSEKIYADMVANNIDVIYDDRNEKAGFKFKDADLIGIPLKIIVGKGAADGLVEVKHRDGSYSGEIKIEDVITYIKEFEKN; from the coding sequence ATGAGATTTTCAAAATCTTTTATAAAAACATATAAAGAAGTGCCAAAAGAGGCAGAAACAATATCACATCAATTAATGCTTAGAGCATCTATGATAAGACAATTAACAAGAGGAGTATATACATATTTACCTTTAGGGCTTAAAGTTTTAAAGAAAATAGAAAATATTGTTAGAGAAGAATTAAATAGAATAGATGCACAAGAAATACTAATGCCAGTATTACAACCAGCTGATTTATGGCAAGAATCTGGAAGATGGTTCTCATATGGTGCAGAATTAATGAGATTACATGATAGAAATAATAGAGATTTTGTATTAGGACCAACACATGAGGAAGTAATAGTTGACCTATTTAGAAATACAGTTACATCATATAAAGATCTTCCATTAAATATATATCAAATTCAAACTAAATTTAGAGATGAAAGAAGACCTAGATTCGGATTAATGCGTGGAAGAGAATTCATAATGAAGGATGCATATAGTTTTCACTTAACACAAGAATGTTTAGATAAAGAATACAATAATGTTAAAGAAGCTTATTGTAGAATATTTGAACGTTGTGGATTAGACTTTAGAGCAGTTGATGCTGATACTGGAAGTATAGGTGGATCAGAAAGTCATGAATTTATGGTTCTTGCTTCAAGTGGAGAAGATGATATACTTTATTCAGATAAATCAGATTATGCAGCTAATGTTGAAAAAGCAGTTTCAGTTTTAGACTTTGTTATGGATGAATCAACAGAGCTTGAAAAAGAATTAGTTGCAACTCCTGATATGAAAACTATAGAAGAAGTTTCAAGTTTCTTAAATGTAGATCCTTCAAAAACTATTAAATCAGTTCTATTAAAAGAAGAACAAGAAGATAAATCTTTTGTATATTATGTTGCTGTAATTAGAGGAGATTTAGAAATTAATGATGTAAAAGTAAAAAACATTTTTGGAGCTAAAATAGATCTTGAAATGATGACAGATAAAGACTTAGAAAAATTAGGATTTGTTGGTGGATATTTCTCGCCGTTAAAAGATATACCTTGTTTAGGAAAAGTTAAAGTAGTTATAGATGAGTCAGTTAAATATATGAAAAATTTTGTAGGTGGAGCAAATATTGAAGGACATCACTACAAAAATATGAATTTATCAGATATACATTTTGATTTATCTGGAGATATTAGAAAAGCACAAAAAGGAGATAAAGCTCTTGATGGTGGAACTTTAGATATAGCTAGAGGAATAGAGGTAGGGCATATATTTAAATTAGGTAAAAAATATTCTACAGCTATGAATACTAAAGTGTTAAATGATAAGGGAGTTGCAGAAACTGTAATTATGGGATGCTATGGAATAGGTATATCAAGAGTTGCAGCTGCAGCTATAGAACAAAACTTTGATGATTTTGGAATTATATGGCCTAAATCAATAGCTCCATATTTAGTAGACCTAATTTTACTTAATACTAAAGATGAAGTTGCTAAAGAAGTTTCAGAAAAAATATATGCTGATATGGTAGCTAATAATATAGATGTAATATATGATGATAGAAATGAAAAAGCTGGATTTAAATTTAAAGATGCAGACTTAATAGGAATTCCTTTAAAGATAATAGTTGGAAAAGGTGCTGCAGATGGATTAGTTGAAGTTAAACATAGAGATGGAAGCTATTCTGGAGAAATTAAAATAGAAGATGTAATAACATATATTAAAGAATTTGAAAAAAATTAA
- a CDS encoding AzlC family ABC transporter permease: protein MDLIKKFNKQEFIEGLKAAKGIAIAFIPFGFALGLIANSYNVNAVISSAMTFIIYSGASQVLLYKIFESSNFDIFSAVFAAAMLNFRYVLINIPMYKALNGYDRKSKSLVGVMFTDETVAFLALKKNKSLSFAFGVNLLGYLSFSLSSVFGVLLGNYVPLIIINSMKFVLYGTFLSLLISSLIMDIKNLKIVLIALGLKLIFMFIYPFNLIPQSLQIVLILTLTSLIYAIISVRRDVK from the coding sequence ATGGACTTAATTAAAAAATTTAATAAACAAGAATTTATTGAAGGATTGAAAGCGGCAAAAGGTATTGCTATAGCTTTCATACCTTTTGGTTTTGCCCTTGGTTTAATAGCAAATAGCTATAATGTAAATGCAGTAATATCATCAGCCATGACTTTTATAATCTATTCTGGAGCTTCACAAGTTCTTTTGTATAAGATATTTGAAAGTTCTAATTTTGATATTTTTTCTGCAGTATTTGCAGCGGCTATGTTAAATTTTAGATATGTATTAATAAATATACCTATGTACAAGGCATTAAATGGTTATGATAGAAAATCAAAATCTTTAGTTGGTGTAATGTTTACTGATGAAACTGTAGCCTTTTTAGCTCTTAAAAAAAATAAAAGTCTGTCTTTTGCTTTTGGGGTTAATTTACTAGGTTATTTAAGTTTTTCATTAAGTTCAGTTTTTGGAGTACTTTTAGGAAACTATGTACCACTTATTATAATTAACTCTATGAAATTTGTACTTTATGGAACATTCTTGTCTTTATTAATATCAAGTTTAATAATGGATATTAAAAACTTAAAGATAGTATTGATTGCTTTAGGTTTAAAATTAATATTTATGTTTATATATCCATTTAATCTTATTCCACAAAGTTTACAAATAGTGTTAATATTAACACTTACTAGTTTAATATATGCAATAATATCAGTAAGGAGGGACGTAAAATGA
- a CDS encoding AzlD domain-containing protein, with product MKMWLVVILAGIVTQLFRISGEYIPIPRNKFMDRFLEAIPISVLVILFFPDIFVSIGMKMHEIAIAIFASILIVIMTIKNVDLGKIMMITVFTVVILNLILTKIFA from the coding sequence ATGAAAATGTGGTTAGTAGTTATACTTGCTGGTATCGTTACTCAACTTTTTAGAATTTCTGGAGAATATATACCTATACCTAGAAATAAGTTTATGGATAGATTTTTAGAGGCTATCCCTATTTCTGTATTAGTTATATTATTTTTTCCAGATATTTTTGTTTCTATAGGTATGAAAATGCATGAAATAGCAATAGCAATTTTTGCGTCTATCTTAATAGTTATTATGACTATAAAAAATGTTGATTTAGGTAAAATTATGATGATAACAGTATTTACTGTAGTCATACTTAATTTAATACTAACCAAAATATTTGCTTAG
- the prfB gene encoding peptide chain release factor 2 (programmed frameshift): protein MEEYELKKIIEEKNSDFNDIKEHLDLDKLKQELEEKEKLTLEEGFYKDQNKSQVVLKDISFLKERIGDITKLITLNDNVQILLEFYKQEEISLEELEVETKEFVEELDKFKVKLLLNGKYDKNSAILTINAGAGGTESCDWVSMLYRMYDRWAMQNNFKIEVLDILPGDEAGIKSVTLSIKGDYAYGYLDCEKGVHRLVRISPFDSNARRHTSFAAVNVTPEIEDDVEVNLKKEDLKIDTYRASGAGGQHVNTTDSAVRITHLPTGIVVTCQNERSQNKNLNSAMKVLRAKLFEIEMKNRENELKDLKGTESKIEWGSQIRSYVFQPYKLVKDHRTNYEEGNVDKVMDGDINAFIDEYLKIR from the exons ATGGAAGAATACGAATTAAAAAAAATTATAGAGGAAAAGAATAGTGATTTTAATGATATAAAGGAGCATCTT GACTTAGATAAATTAAAACAAGAATTAGAAGAAAAAGAAAAACTTACTCTAGAGGAAGGATTCTATAAAGATCAAAATAAATCACAAGTAGTACTAAAAGATATTTCTTTTCTTAAAGAAAGAATTGGAGATATTACTAAATTAATTACTTTAAATGATAATGTTCAAATATTATTAGAGTTCTACAAACAAGAAGAAATTAGTTTAGAAGAATTAGAAGTAGAAACTAAGGAATTTGTTGAAGAGCTTGATAAATTTAAAGTAAAATTATTGTTAAATGGTAAATATGACAAAAATTCAGCTATACTTACTATAAATGCAGGAGCTGGTGGTACAGAAAGTTGTGATTGGGTATCTATGCTTTATAGAATGTACGATAGATGGGCTATGCAAAATAATTTTAAAATTGAAGTATTAGATATTTTACCTGGTGATGAAGCTGGTATTAAAAGTGTTACCCTTTCTATTAAAGGTGATTATGCATATGGATATTTAGATTGTGAAAAGGGAGTTCATAGATTAGTTAGAATTTCACCTTTTGACTCTAATGCAAGACGTCATACTTCATTTGCTGCAGTTAATGTAACTCCTGAAATAGAAGATGATGTTGAGGTTAATCTAAAAAAAGAAGATTTAAAAATAGATACATATAGGGCAAGTGGTGCTGGAGGTCAACATGTTAATACTACAGATTCAGCAGTTAGAATTACTCATTTACCCACAGGAATAGTAGTTACTTGTCAAAATGAAAGATCACAGAACAAAAATTTAAATTCAGCTATGAAGGTATTAAGAGCAAAACTATTTGAAATAGAAATGAAAAATAGAGAAAATGAATTAAAAGATTTAAAAGGTACTGAATCTAAAATTGAATGGGGTTCACAAATTAGATCTTATGTATTCCAACCATATAAATTAGTTAAAGATCATAGAACTAATTATGAAGAAGGTAATGTTGATAAGGTTATGGATGGAGACATTAATGCATTTATAGATGAATACTTAAAGATAAGGTAG
- the hpt gene encoding hypoxanthine phosphoribosyltransferase — MKYKVEVAIKEDEIAKRVKEIADEITKMYENQSLLLVGLLRGSAMFLADIARKIDYNKVDLTIDFMDVSSYGNSMESSREVRILKDLEEDVNGRHILIIEDIVDTGRTLSEVKKILLTRNPETLRICTLLDKPERREVEIDVDYIGFKIPDFFVVGYGIDYAQKHRTLPFVGKVVEIK, encoded by the coding sequence ATGAAATACAAGGTAGAAGTTGCAATTAAGGAAGATGAAATTGCAAAAAGAGTAAAAGAAATTGCTGATGAAATTACTAAAATGTATGAAAATCAAAGTTTACTTTTAGTTGGTTTACTAAGAGGTTCAGCAATGTTCTTGGCAGATATTGCTAGAAAAATTGACTATAACAAAGTTGACTTAACTATTGATTTTATGGATGTTTCAAGTTATGGAAATTCTATGGAAAGTTCAAGAGAAGTAAGAATTTTAAAAGATCTTGAAGAAGATGTTAATGGAAGACATATATTGATTATAGAAGATATAGTTGATACTGGAAGAACTTTAAGTGAGGTAAAAAAAATACTTTTAACAAGAAATCCTGAAACTTTAAGAATTTGTACTTTACTTGATAAACCTGAAAGAAGAGAAGTAGAAATTGATGTAGATTATATAGGATTTAAAATACCAGATTTCTTTGTAGTAGGTTATGGTATAGATTATGCACAAAAACATAGAACACTTCCATTTGTTGGAAAAGTTGTAGAAATAAAATAG